A stretch of the Tachysurus vachellii isolate PV-2020 chromosome 26, HZAU_Pvac_v1, whole genome shotgun sequence genome encodes the following:
- the psmb6 gene encoding proteasome subunit beta type-6, with product MAACMTASGRGELFINSPNDLVPDWQRQEVSTGTTIMAVEFDGGVVIGADSRTTTGAYIANRVTDKLTPIHDHIFCCRSGSAADTQAIADAVSYQLGFHSIELDEPPLVQTAASLFKHMCYKYREELMAGIIVAGWDKRRGGQVYTVPMGGMLVRQPVSVGGSGSSYIYGFVDSNYRSGMNKEECLRFTAEALALAMERDGSSGGVVRLAAITEEGIDRSVILGNQLPKFSTA from the exons ATGGCGGCGTGTATGACAGCGAGCGGACGCGGGGAGCTTTTTATTAATAGTCCGAATGATTTGGTCCCGGATTGGCAAAGACAAGAAGTCAGCACAGGG accaCCATCATGGCGGTGGAGTTTGATGGTGGTGTGGTGATCGGAGCTGACTCTCGCACTACAACTGG aGCCTACATTGCAAACAGGGTGACTGATAAACTCACGCCCATTCATGACCATATATTCTGCTGCCGCTCCGGATCTGCGGCCGACACTCAGGCCATCGCTGATGCCGTCAGCTACCAGCTTGGCTTTCACAG tattgAGCTGGATGAACCCCCGCTGGTGCAGACGGCTGCTAGTCTGTTCAAGCACATGTGCTACAAGTACAGAGAGGAGCTGATGGCTGGAATCATCGTAGCAGGTTGGGACAAACGAAGAGGAGGACAG GTCTACACCGTGCCGATGGGGGGGATGTTGGTGAGGCAGCCCGTCTCTGTAGGCGGCTCCGGCAGCTCGTATATATACGGCTTTGTCGACTCGAACTACAGGAGCGGGATGAACAAAGAGGAGTGCTTACGCTTCACCGCTGAGG cTTTGGCTCTTGCTATGGAAAGGGATGGATCCTCTGGCGGTGTGGTCAGACTGGCAGCCATTACAGAGGAGGGGATTGATCGCAGTGTCATTCTGGGGAATCAACTGCCCAAATTCTCCACTGCCTAA